Proteins co-encoded in one Paracrocinitomix mangrovi genomic window:
- the xseB gene encoding exodeoxyribonuclease VII small subunit: MELKKDLKYEEALEQLQEIVSLLERKEIKIDDLADKVKEAKALVEFCRKKLEKTEEEINKIIEPENNQE; encoded by the coding sequence ATGGAATTAAAGAAAGATTTGAAATACGAGGAGGCATTAGAGCAATTGCAAGAGATCGTAAGTCTTTTAGAGCGCAAAGAAATCAAAATAGACGATTTGGCAGATAAAGTAAAAGAGGCCAAAGCTTTGGTGGAGTTTTGTCGTAAAAAGTTAGAGAAAACCGAAGAAGAAATCAATAAAATTATTGAACCGGAAAATAACCAAGAGTAA
- a CDS encoding PAS domain S-box protein, protein MEKTLYILKDDKVSGKELSKFLKNRGFKVVTNSFDSQGLTDHITQEKPDLLLIEINLENRDQSIALIERLNKKIELSILIQTADFNLLDTSKLFKNNVYGVVSNDASEEELCVNISIAIERHEEVWHNKFDKYFLNEAQRLANIGHWKLEIQSNRLTWSDETYRIFGKEIGNEIATYEAFLDIIHPDDREKVNEAYSNSLVTKLPYEIEHRIVVNGEIKYVVEKCETFYNDDQAVLSIGTVQDITQRKNVELELIRGKNSFSEIFQNSSDEIYLVDSKTLEILEANYAAAEKLGYSPNELIGKKVFEIANPEIEFDLLVKQLRDLQLGELYEGEGSHENKTGLKYPVKVKIKKIWIESVEVLLVTAEDISVEKALKKRKQIEFKTHEIINRLLSITVVSKSIDQFLAHALDVLLELPFLGDLEKGIIFLKDENGNLKQRVSRNVEEEKIKTCGIIGKGSCVCHKVLETQKSQFVCCDVNEHEFPDYTDLDIVNYNVAITHHEELLGSLCLYSNIKTDGRENMELLNTIGKSVGLILVRFRDHNKVQQSESRFRELTETLDEVFWLADWETKKEIYISPSHKKLYEQDIELLMEDNNAWEKRIHPDDLERVRKEYWNNVISGKYDVEFRIVMDDGRIKWVHERAYPIYENGEVVRIAGYVSNITDKKAMEFDLKESEEKYRTYVENSADVISISDEQFNLIFNSPNNEYVFGYGAEEHIGGNVSSLVNVDDKETLTEAFKWLKNNKGELITVEYRFKHKNGEWIWIESTIKYVEKNYTGTPYFIVSSRDITTRKTIAEDLIKSEKRYRTLYNNNAAGLYRIDVNGKVLECNNTFVQQMGFEKKSQLINKNIFDIVDCDIDIIAELEANKGELNSKETMMRLLDGREIRLLQNIKLIKDENGNNICFEGSTIDTTTLMEAEKAKKLIEVIPAENPNPVLRVDYNMKILFTNESADVLGRRIVEDGHLNSRRLVKFLKEFIPSKKAKEEIEVKMGADYYLFYAVNIIDHQYVNLYGTNITSLEESKAAHLQLSMNLEKLVEERTRELESTVQELNSEIASKMEVQTKLQKSVNEKEVLLNEITHRVKNNLQVIASLLSLQKNNIDNVESLELLSETGHRIKSMALIHETLYRSSDFSKINFQAYLDSLIRYVMNSFDTRHIKIDADVDAVDLTIDTATSCGMIVMEVITNSIKYAFPEKEMGYIRISLRDEGDNYFLMKIADNGRGIKSDFNYEESDTLGMQLIFGLAEQLNGKAKLTNDNGLITEIQFQDTKRHKYE, encoded by the coding sequence ATGGAAAAGACGCTCTACATACTTAAAGACGATAAAGTCTCTGGGAAAGAATTGTCCAAGTTTTTGAAAAACAGGGGATTTAAAGTTGTAACTAATTCTTTTGATTCACAGGGTTTAACGGATCATATCACCCAGGAAAAACCAGATTTATTATTAATTGAAATCAATCTCGAAAATAGAGATCAAAGTATTGCTTTAATTGAACGATTGAATAAGAAAATTGAGCTTTCTATTCTGATTCAAACTGCTGATTTCAATCTACTCGATACCTCTAAATTATTTAAAAATAATGTTTACGGAGTAGTTTCAAATGATGCTTCAGAAGAGGAATTGTGCGTTAATATTTCCATAGCTATTGAAAGACATGAAGAAGTTTGGCATAATAAATTTGATAAGTATTTTCTAAATGAAGCACAACGACTGGCAAATATTGGTCATTGGAAGTTAGAAATACAATCTAATAGGTTAACATGGTCAGATGAAACGTATAGAATTTTTGGAAAAGAAATTGGAAATGAGATTGCAACTTATGAAGCTTTTTTAGACATAATTCATCCTGATGATAGAGAAAAAGTGAATGAGGCCTACTCAAATTCTTTAGTAACTAAACTACCTTATGAAATTGAGCACCGAATAGTAGTCAATGGTGAAATAAAGTATGTGGTAGAGAAATGTGAAACTTTTTATAATGATGATCAAGCGGTACTGTCAATTGGAACTGTTCAAGATATAACCCAGCGAAAAAATGTTGAATTAGAACTTATAAGAGGGAAAAATAGTTTTAGTGAGATATTTCAAAATTCCTCTGATGAAATCTATTTAGTTGATTCTAAAACGCTAGAGATTTTAGAAGCAAATTACGCCGCGGCTGAAAAATTAGGATACTCTCCCAATGAATTAATTGGGAAAAAAGTGTTTGAAATTGCAAATCCTGAAATTGAATTTGACTTACTTGTCAAGCAACTTAGGGATTTACAATTAGGAGAATTGTATGAAGGTGAAGGAAGTCATGAAAACAAGACAGGATTGAAGTATCCTGTAAAAGTGAAAATTAAAAAAATCTGGATTGAAAGTGTTGAAGTACTTCTTGTGACTGCGGAAGATATTTCTGTAGAAAAAGCACTTAAAAAAAGGAAACAGATTGAGTTTAAAACGCATGAAATAATCAATAGATTGCTTTCAATTACTGTTGTTTCAAAATCTATCGATCAATTTTTGGCACATGCTTTAGATGTGCTCTTAGAGTTACCATTTTTAGGTGATTTGGAAAAAGGAATTATTTTTTTAAAAGATGAAAATGGAAATTTGAAGCAAAGAGTTTCAAGGAATGTAGAAGAAGAAAAGATCAAAACTTGTGGTATAATTGGTAAGGGATCATGCGTTTGTCATAAAGTTTTAGAAACACAAAAATCTCAATTTGTTTGCTGTGATGTTAACGAACATGAATTCCCTGATTATACTGATCTTGACATTGTAAACTATAATGTGGCAATTACTCACCATGAAGAATTGTTGGGTTCTCTCTGTTTGTATTCTAACATAAAAACTGATGGTAGAGAAAATATGGAATTGCTCAATACTATTGGTAAATCAGTAGGATTGATTTTGGTCCGATTTAGGGATCATAATAAAGTTCAGCAAAGTGAAAGTCGTTTTAGAGAATTGACAGAAACTTTGGATGAAGTTTTCTGGTTGGCAGATTGGGAGACAAAAAAAGAAATTTACATCAGTCCTTCACACAAAAAATTGTACGAGCAGGATATTGAACTGTTAATGGAGGATAACAACGCCTGGGAAAAAAGAATTCATCCTGATGATCTGGAAAGAGTAAGGAAAGAATATTGGAACAATGTGATTTCCGGAAAGTATGATGTAGAGTTTAGGATTGTTATGGATGATGGGCGAATTAAATGGGTGCACGAAAGAGCTTATCCAATTTATGAAAATGGTGAAGTGGTTAGGATTGCGGGTTATGTGAGCAACATAACTGACAAAAAAGCAATGGAATTTGATCTTAAAGAAAGTGAAGAAAAGTACAGAACATATGTTGAAAATTCTGCTGACGTAATTAGTATTTCTGATGAACAGTTCAATTTGATTTTTAATTCACCGAATAATGAATATGTTTTTGGGTATGGTGCAGAAGAACATATTGGTGGAAATGTATCTAGTTTGGTGAATGTTGACGATAAGGAAACTTTAACGGAGGCTTTTAAGTGGCTTAAGAACAACAAAGGCGAACTTATTACTGTTGAGTATAGGTTTAAACATAAAAATGGAGAATGGATTTGGATTGAATCTACTATTAAGTATGTAGAAAAAAATTATACTGGTACTCCTTATTTTATTGTTAGTTCAAGAGATATAACTACTAGAAAAACAATTGCAGAAGATCTTATAAAAAGTGAGAAAAGATATAGAACCCTATATAATAATAATGCAGCTGGATTGTATAGAATTGATGTGAATGGTAAAGTATTAGAATGCAATAATACTTTCGTGCAACAAATGGGTTTTGAAAAAAAATCACAATTGATTAATAAGAACATTTTTGATATAGTTGACTGTGATATTGACATCATTGCTGAGTTAGAAGCAAATAAGGGTGAGCTAAATTCCAAAGAAACAATGATGAGATTGTTGGATGGTCGTGAAATTAGACTACTTCAAAATATTAAGCTAATCAAAGATGAAAATGGTAATAATATCTGCTTTGAGGGATCAACAATAGATACTACAACATTGATGGAAGCGGAGAAGGCCAAGAAGTTAATTGAGGTAATTCCGGCTGAAAATCCAAATCCTGTTCTGAGAGTAGATTATAATATGAAGATCCTTTTTACCAATGAGTCTGCTGATGTTTTAGGGAGAAGAATTGTAGAAGACGGACACTTGAATTCTAGACGTTTGGTAAAGTTCTTGAAAGAATTTATTCCTTCTAAAAAAGCAAAAGAAGAGATTGAAGTTAAGATGGGGGCTGATTATTATTTGTTTTATGCAGTGAACATTATAGACCATCAATATGTTAACCTCTACGGTACAAACATTACGAGCTTAGAAGAATCAAAAGCTGCTCATTTACAGTTGAGTATGAATCTTGAGAAATTGGTGGAAGAAAGGACAAGAGAATTGGAATCAACTGTTCAAGAATTGAACAGCGAAATTGCCTCAAAAATGGAGGTTCAAACAAAACTTCAAAAATCAGTTAATGAAAAAGAGGTTCTGTTGAACGAAATAACCCATAGGGTTAAAAATAACTTACAAGTTATTGCCAGTTTATTAAGCCTTCAGAAAAATAACATTGATAATGTGGAGTCACTTGAATTATTGTCAGAAACAGGACATAGAATTAAATCAATGGCATTAATTCATGAAACGCTTTATCGTTCAAGTGATTTTAGTAAAATTAATTTCCAGGCTTATCTGGATTCTTTGATCAGGTATGTCATGAATTCATTTGATACTAGGCATATCAAAATTGATGCAGATGTTGATGCTGTTGATTTGACAATTGATACGGCTACTAGTTGTGGGATGATTGTAATGGAAGTAATAACCAACTCCATTAAATATGCTTTTCCGGAAAAGGAAATGGGGTATATCAGAATTTCATTGAGAGATGAAGGAGATAATTACTTCCTTATGAAAATTGCGGATAATGGTAGAGGAATAAAAAGTGATTTCAACTATGAAGAATCTGACACCTTGGGGATGCAATTAATTTTTGGTTTGGCCGAACAATTAAATGGAAAAGCTAAGTTGACAAACGATAATGGACTAATTACAGAAATTCAATTCCAGGATACTAAACGTCACAAGTATGAGTGA
- a CDS encoding response regulator, producing MIKVMLVDDHQVVRNGLKALIEKDNEIIVSSEAESGEEALEKVKFSEELDLIITDMSMPGMSGIELTKRLKESYANLGVLILSMHEDEEYIMDALNAGAMGYLTKDAPTDEIYSAITSISKGKMHYSSSLTDILARQIIRKNKREDVLESKNITEREMEVLQLIIKGLSNKEIAEELIVSKRTVDNHRFNLMRKMGAKNTADIVRIAYENQLVLNDKD from the coding sequence ATGATAAAAGTTATGTTGGTGGATGATCACCAGGTGGTGAGAAATGGACTTAAGGCCCTTATTGAGAAGGATAATGAAATAATTGTCTCAAGTGAAGCAGAAAGTGGTGAGGAAGCCTTGGAGAAAGTGAAATTTTCTGAAGAGTTGGATTTGATTATTACTGATATGTCTATGCCAGGGATGTCAGGGATAGAGCTTACAAAGCGACTCAAGGAATCTTATGCAAATTTAGGCGTTTTAATATTGTCAATGCATGAAGATGAAGAGTACATTATGGATGCGCTCAATGCAGGTGCAATGGGATATCTAACTAAAGATGCTCCTACTGATGAAATTTACAGTGCCATTACAAGTATTTCCAAAGGGAAAATGCATTATTCAAGTTCATTGACAGATATACTGGCACGCCAAATTATTCGTAAAAACAAACGTGAAGATGTATTAGAATCTAAGAATATTACGGAGAGAGAAATGGAAGTGTTGCAGCTCATCATAAAAGGATTGAGTAATAAAGAGATTGCAGAAGAGCTTATTGTGAGTAAAAGAACAGTAGATAATCATAGATTTAACTTGATGAGAAAAATGGGAGCCAAAAATACAGCAGATATTGTTAGGATTGCCTACGAAAATCAACTTGTTCTAAATGATAAGGATTAA
- a CDS encoding PAS domain S-box protein, translating into MAPKTKKSLFERIGGKEALNAAVDIFYDKIMADESINHFFEGVDIQKQKNKQRAFLAFAFGGPVKYTGKDMNSAHHRPQSMGMNEDHFNAVAGHLVETLKELDVDQKLIDEVVEVALSVKDDVLGSNKNNEEKERPMGTNDNQPKVIKTGNGTNADSGNLYKNLLQYAADAVVTIDETRSVIFWNQAAEKIWGYTASETIGKNIKNFVPTEHQANHDNYVDDNIRTGVDKIVGTGREVEVERKDGSRVPVMLTMTKFAEGDKTYFMATVKDISDQKKMREEAAQAAEELQAQEEELRQNMEELEATQEAIEAEKKIMESTLAQALDSIITIDNDHNIIFFNDAAVRMFGYNKEEVMGQNVKMIVPMEHRGPHDDYINRNKTTGEDRVVGKSRDLEATKKDGSKFWINLSLSKVKTDDGTQYTAFIKDITEERASKVKANSLQAAVDTGWACIEFHPDGTIIEANQNFVNALGYNSPKDLAGNHHRMFCEAEYSGSSDYVTFWNELANGVVQSGEFKRIRKDGSEIWINASYTPVKDENGNVFKVIKIANDITNVKQPILEVSKLLESLAQGDLSQEYKAQNAEQYVEEMGQSLNVAIRSFNDILSSINEITNLLGSSSEELLTKADQMQSTTQEVASAIQQMAEGAHQQASQTDEASKLVEGVMRTSTDMGVKADMINKAAENGQKSSKDGLATVQKVVENMLEIQGSADTTSESINVLNQRSEEIALTLNVITDIAAQTNLLALNAAIEAARAGEAGRGFAVVAEEIRKLAEDSRNSAVEIQKVISAVQKDITQASKAIDTMGNSVKNGNQASREAEEVFSIIEKSTAETLALSEEIQQATVTQKESINSTVKNIEQIVVVSEETAAGSEQVATSSRELSQGMEEVTATSQQLSEVANQLQDGVSKFNLK; encoded by the coding sequence ATGGCACCAAAAACAAAAAAATCACTTTTTGAAAGAATTGGCGGAAAAGAAGCTTTAAACGCAGCTGTAGATATTTTCTACGACAAAATTATGGCTGATGAAAGCATCAATCATTTTTTTGAAGGGGTAGATATACAAAAACAAAAAAATAAACAAAGGGCCTTTTTAGCTTTTGCGTTCGGAGGCCCAGTAAAATACACAGGAAAAGACATGAATTCCGCTCATCATAGACCTCAGTCTATGGGAATGAATGAAGACCATTTTAATGCAGTAGCAGGACATCTGGTTGAAACGCTAAAAGAACTTGATGTTGATCAAAAATTGATTGATGAGGTAGTGGAAGTAGCGCTAAGTGTAAAAGATGATGTTTTAGGAAGTAATAAAAATAATGAAGAAAAAGAAAGACCAATGGGAACTAATGATAATCAACCTAAAGTAATAAAAACAGGTAACGGAACTAATGCAGACTCTGGAAACCTTTATAAAAACTTGCTTCAATACGCAGCAGATGCAGTTGTTACAATTGATGAAACACGAAGTGTGATATTTTGGAATCAAGCAGCTGAAAAAATCTGGGGATATACTGCTTCAGAAACAATTGGAAAAAACATCAAGAATTTTGTTCCAACAGAACATCAAGCAAATCATGACAATTATGTGGATGATAACATTAGAACAGGTGTTGACAAAATAGTAGGTACGGGTAGAGAAGTTGAAGTTGAAAGAAAAGACGGTTCTCGTGTACCGGTAATGTTGACCATGACAAAGTTTGCCGAAGGAGATAAAACTTACTTCATGGCCACTGTAAAAGATATTTCTGATCAAAAGAAAATGCGTGAAGAAGCAGCTCAGGCAGCTGAGGAATTACAGGCACAAGAAGAAGAATTGAGACAGAATATGGAAGAGCTTGAGGCTACGCAAGAAGCCATTGAAGCAGAGAAGAAGATTATGGAGAGTACTCTGGCTCAAGCTTTAGATTCAATCATTACAATAGATAACGATCACAATATTATTTTCTTCAATGATGCTGCTGTCAGAATGTTTGGCTATAACAAGGAAGAAGTAATGGGCCAAAATGTGAAGATGATTGTTCCAATGGAACATAGAGGCCCGCATGACGATTATATCAATAGAAATAAAACTACGGGAGAAGATAGAGTGGTTGGTAAATCAAGAGATTTAGAAGCTACTAAAAAGGACGGATCTAAGTTCTGGATCAATCTTTCTTTAAGTAAAGTTAAAACAGATGATGGTACACAGTACACTGCATTTATTAAGGATATAACTGAAGAAAGAGCATCTAAGGTTAAGGCAAACAGCTTACAAGCTGCAGTGGATACCGGTTGGGCATGTATTGAATTTCATCCTGATGGAACTATTATTGAAGCCAATCAAAATTTTGTAAATGCGCTTGGTTATAATTCGCCAAAAGATTTGGCCGGGAATCATCACAGAATGTTTTGTGAAGCTGAGTATAGTGGAAGCTCAGATTATGTTACTTTCTGGAATGAATTAGCAAATGGAGTGGTTCAGTCTGGTGAATTTAAGCGTATCCGTAAGGACGGTTCAGAAATTTGGATTAATGCATCATACACACCTGTTAAAGATGAAAATGGAAATGTATTCAAGGTTATAAAAATTGCAAATGATATTACCAATGTAAAACAACCTATTCTTGAAGTAAGTAAGTTGTTGGAATCATTGGCACAAGGGGATCTTTCTCAGGAATATAAAGCTCAAAATGCAGAGCAATATGTTGAAGAAATGGGACAATCTTTAAACGTTGCTATTAGAAGCTTTAATGATATTCTTTCTTCAATTAATGAGATCACAAATTTACTTGGTTCTTCTTCAGAGGAGTTGTTAACCAAAGCTGATCAAATGCAAAGTACTACACAGGAAGTTGCGTCTGCAATTCAGCAAATGGCTGAAGGAGCACATCAACAAGCATCTCAAACTGATGAAGCTTCTAAACTAGTTGAAGGAGTAATGAGAACTTCAACAGACATGGGTGTGAAAGCCGATATGATTAATAAAGCAGCTGAAAATGGTCAGAAATCATCAAAAGACGGACTTGCAACAGTACAAAAAGTTGTTGAAAATATGCTTGAAATACAAGGTTCGGCAGACACAACTTCAGAATCTATCAATGTTTTAAATCAGAGATCAGAAGAGATTGCTTTAACACTGAATGTAATTACTGACATTGCTGCTCAAACTAACTTGTTGGCTTTGAACGCAGCTATCGAGGCGGCAAGAGCCGGTGAAGCTGGAAGAGGTTTTGCTGTAGTTGCTGAAGAAATTAGAAAATTGGCTGAGGATTCAAGAAATTCAGCTGTAGAAATTCAAAAAGTTATTTCAGCCGTTCAAAAAGACATTACTCAGGCTAGCAAAGCTATTGATACAATGGGTAACAGTGTTAAAAATGGAAACCAAGCTTCACGTGAGGCTGAAGAAGTTTTTAGCATCATTGAAAAATCTACGGCAGAAACATTAGCGCTTTCTGAAGAAATTCAGCAAGCTACAGTTACTCAAAAAGAGTCAATAAATAGCACAGTAAAGAATATTGAACAGATTGTAGTGGTGAGTGAAGAAACTGCAGCTGGTTCTGAACAAGTAGCTACCTCTTCAAGAGAACTTTCTCAAGGAATGGAAGAAGTTACTGCAACAAGTCAGCAACTATCTGAAGTGGCAAATCAACTTCAAGATGGCGTTTCGAAATTTAACTTAAAATAA
- a CDS encoding response regulator, with product MSEVKKIFITEDEFIVSKNLESKLKTLGYEVTGTSPSGEEAIQKIRKNPPDIVLMDIMLAGEMDGIETAKMIRSEFDIPVIFLTAYSSEEIYRRAALAEPYAYIIKPYEERELEINIAIALYKSNIEREYARKQIELEELNDNLDRLVEERTQKLLKEIRERKEAQELQQRFFNVIEQSSDHVMITNENGVIEYANPAMCAYTLYDKNEVIGQKPSIFKSNMYDDSYYTQLWSTITKGRAFSDEFVNKKKNGDLYTVAQVILPLKNLEGRITHFASVSRDFTEKKKFEKKLMDVQEDERARISRELHDGIGQSVAAIKLGINRIVEKYKIPENEFSETMNLIESLTASVREISYDLMPSVLRDYGLIAATSKVIQQIEKNTHIDIFFRHDEEKRLPQDMELSLFRIIQEALNNSIKYSGASKIQLSLACMDEKVLLDVIDNGHGFDYKNVMEVSGQGIRNMKHRAHLMNGVFQLQSSEDGTEINVRIPFKKC from the coding sequence ATGAGTGAGGTAAAGAAGATATTTATAACAGAGGATGAATTTATTGTATCTAAGAATTTGGAATCTAAACTTAAAACTTTAGGTTACGAAGTAACTGGTACCTCTCCATCCGGAGAAGAAGCTATTCAAAAAATCCGTAAAAATCCACCTGACATTGTTTTGATGGATATAATGTTGGCCGGAGAAATGGATGGGATTGAAACAGCCAAAATGATTAGAAGCGAATTTGATATTCCGGTTATTTTCTTAACAGCTTACAGCTCAGAAGAAATTTATCGCAGGGCAGCTTTGGCAGAACCCTATGCTTATATAATCAAACCTTACGAAGAACGTGAACTTGAAATAAACATTGCAATTGCTTTATACAAAAGTAATATTGAAAGAGAATATGCTAGAAAGCAAATTGAGCTGGAAGAGCTGAATGACAATTTAGATCGTTTAGTTGAAGAAAGAACACAAAAACTATTAAAAGAAATAAGAGAAAGAAAAGAGGCACAAGAACTTCAACAAAGATTTTTCAACGTAATAGAACAGTCAAGTGATCATGTGATGATTACTAATGAAAATGGAGTAATTGAGTATGCTAATCCTGCCATGTGCGCTTACACTTTGTATGATAAAAATGAAGTAATTGGTCAAAAACCAAGCATTTTTAAATCTAATATGTATGATGATTCATACTATACACAGCTGTGGTCAACTATTACTAAAGGAAGAGCATTTTCTGATGAGTTTGTCAATAAAAAGAAAAATGGTGACCTATACACCGTTGCTCAAGTGATATTACCCCTGAAAAATCTTGAAGGAAGAATTACTCATTTTGCTTCCGTTTCTAGAGATTTCACGGAGAAAAAGAAGTTTGAAAAAAAATTGATGGATGTCCAGGAAGATGAAAGAGCAAGAATCTCCAGAGAATTACATGACGGTATTGGGCAATCGGTAGCAGCTATTAAATTGGGTATAAATAGAATTGTAGAGAAGTATAAAATTCCTGAAAACGAATTTTCTGAAACAATGAATTTGATAGAATCTCTAACTGCATCAGTTAGGGAGATTTCTTATGATTTAATGCCAAGTGTTTTAAGAGATTATGGCTTGATTGCTGCCACAAGTAAGGTGATTCAGCAAATTGAGAAAAATACACATATAGACATATTTTTTAGACATGATGAAGAGAAAAGACTTCCGCAAGACATGGAACTTTCACTCTTTAGAATTATTCAAGAAGCGCTTAATAATTCAATAAAATATTCGGGAGCTTCAAAAATACAACTGTCTTTAGCGTGTATGGATGAAAAGGTTTTACTGGATGTAATTGATAATGGACACGGCTTTGATTACAAGAATGTAATGGAAGTAAGTGGGCAAGGTATCAGAAATATGAAACACAGAGCTCATTTGATGAATGGTGTTTTTCAATTGCAATCGAGTGAAGACGGTACGGAAATAAATGTTAGAATTCCTTTTAAGAAATGTTAG
- a CDS encoding ParA family protein — MIISVGNRKGGTGKTTTVVNLGRALSLKGKNVLLVDLDPQANLSYSYGISTEGCVLGEVLLDKHIDSGSIFYKDGLDLIPSNTDLQEYEAELIRSNAPKTALKEALEDVKDQYDFILIDCPPTASHLTVNALMASDAVLIPMLMENLSLVGFEQMIDLVFDIKTKYHSELFILGVVGVLVDERRHLTTQILEALRSNYGVDVFNNYVRQNVKAAEAPASGQSVIDYAPTSNSAKDYIAIANELLKILNQS, encoded by the coding sequence GTGATAATATCTGTAGGTAATAGAAAAGGTGGTACCGGAAAAACTACCACTGTTGTGAATCTTGGTAGGGCATTGTCCTTAAAAGGCAAAAATGTGCTATTAGTTGATCTTGATCCTCAAGCAAATCTTAGTTATAGCTATGGAATTAGTACTGAGGGCTGTGTGCTAGGTGAAGTTCTTCTGGATAAACATATAGATTCAGGCTCTATATTTTATAAGGATGGACTCGATCTGATACCTAGTAACACAGACCTCCAGGAGTATGAAGCTGAATTGATCAGGTCTAATGCACCTAAAACTGCATTGAAAGAGGCTTTAGAAGATGTAAAAGATCAATACGATTTTATCCTTATAGATTGCCCTCCAACTGCCTCACATTTAACTGTGAATGCACTTATGGCATCTGATGCAGTATTAATACCAATGTTGATGGAAAACCTTAGCCTGGTAGGTTTTGAACAAATGATTGATTTAGTCTTTGACATTAAAACTAAATATCATTCTGAGCTATTTATTCTTGGTGTGGTAGGCGTTTTGGTTGATGAAAGAAGACACTTAACTACACAAATTTTAGAAGCCTTAAGAAGTAATTATGGAGTAGATGTATTCAACAATTATGTCAGACAAAATGTAAAGGCAGCAGAAGCTCCGGCTAGTGGACAATCAGTAATTGATTATGCACCAACATCTAATAGTGCTAAAGATTACATAGCAATTGCAAATGAATTACTAAAAATATTGAATCAGAGCTGA
- a CDS encoding chemotaxis protein CheW, with amino-acid sequence MTSEKKELTVEEVRKQAALEKKQEEVGTLVQLIIFKLGEEEYALNIDQIKEVVLTPGIAKIPQTPDYIKGVANIRGNVIAIVDLERKFNLSDTAKLEEKGNYTLVVESDSFKIGILVKEVPNTLTVAEKDIDNSTTVLQYSNLDQDCIRGIVKSGERMIIMVDMIKMMEAEDLNKLTKK; translated from the coding sequence ATGACATCAGAAAAAAAAGAGTTAACGGTTGAAGAAGTTAGAAAACAAGCTGCTCTTGAAAAAAAGCAAGAGGAGGTTGGTACCCTTGTGCAATTGATCATTTTCAAATTGGGAGAAGAAGAATATGCCCTGAATATTGATCAAATCAAAGAGGTGGTATTGACACCTGGGATAGCTAAAATTCCGCAAACACCTGATTACATCAAAGGTGTTGCTAATATCAGAGGTAACGTAATTGCCATTGTGGATCTTGAAAGAAAATTCAATTTAAGTGATACTGCAAAATTAGAGGAAAAAGGAAACTATACCCTAGTTGTAGAATCCGATTCATTTAAGATTGGAATTCTGGTAAAGGAGGTGCCTAACACTTTAACAGTTGCTGAAAAGGATATCGATAATTCTACCACAGTTTTACAGTATTCAAACCTAGATCAAGATTGTATTAGAGGTATTGTGAAATCTGGAGAAAGAATGATCATCATGGTTGATATGATCAAAATGATGGAAGCTGAAGATTTAAATAAACTAACTAAGAAATAG
- a CDS encoding response regulator translates to MKKTVLIVDDSMYMRTLIKDALEEAGYEVLGEAANGESAIDQAMELNPDLITLDNILPDMIGIDILKVIKGEEALKSKVIMISAVGQESVVQEGMSIGAEDYIVKPFTSEQLIESVSKIFG, encoded by the coding sequence ATGAAAAAGACAGTTTTAATAGTTGATGATTCAATGTACATGCGAACATTGATTAAAGATGCTTTAGAAGAAGCAGGTTATGAAGTGCTTGGAGAAGCTGCTAATGGTGAGTCGGCAATTGACCAAGCTATGGAGCTTAACCCTGATCTAATTACATTGGATAATATCCTTCCGGATATGATTGGGATTGATATCCTAAAAGTAATCAAAGGAGAAGAGGCGTTAAAGTCTAAAGTTATAATGATATCTGCTGTAGGACAAGAATCTGTAGTGCAGGAAGGAATGTCAATTGGAGCGGAAGATTATATCGTTAAGCCTTTTACATCCGAGCAATTAATAGAGTCAGTTAGTAAAATTTTTGGATAG